The Cyprinus carpio isolate SPL01 chromosome A9, ASM1834038v1, whole genome shotgun sequence genome window below encodes:
- the LOC109072543 gene encoding MIT domain-containing protein 1, whose product MAQDFLPGMESSAISVLKRAVELDHSSRFQEALVCYQEGIQLLLDVLKAVKDDSKKGHYREKIKGYMDRAEQIKEHVNKLKEEGKYHEQIKIADSSTGFSYESLFKPYIRDGLTEVWVEDPYVRHVHQLYNFLRFCEMLLKCPCKVKTIHLLTSQDEDSSQQTSALAEIKQSLQSQNVFLDIQYSSTIHDREIRFNNGWIIKIGRGLDYFKKPKGRFSVGYCDYDLRACHETTVDVFHTKHTKKA is encoded by the exons ATGGCTCAGGATTTCCTCCCGGGCATGGAGAGCTCGGCTATCTCTGTCTTAAAGAGAGCCGTGGAGCTCGACCACAGCTCACGCTTTCAGGAGGCTCTGGTGTGCTACCAGGAGGGGATACAGCTTCTGCTGGATGTGCTCAAAG CTGTAAAAGATGATTCAAAGAAGGGCCACTACAGAGAGAAGATCAAGGGCTACATGGACCGAGCAGAACAGATCAAAGAGCATGTGAACAAACTGAAAGAAG AGGGTAAATACCATGAGCAGATAAAGATAGCAGACAGTTCCACTGGTTTCAGCTATGAATCCCTCTTCAAACCCTACATCAGAGACGGACTGACTGAAGTCTGGGTGGAGGACCCTTATGTACGGCATGTCCATCAG TTGTATAATTTCCTTCGTTTCTGTGAAATGCTGCTGAAATGCCCGTGTAAAGTAAAGACGATTCACCTTCTGACCTCGCAGGATGAG GACAGCTCTCAGCAAACCAGTGCCCTTGCAGAAATAAAGCAGTCGCTACAGAGTCAAAATGTCTTTCTGGACATTCAGTACTCGTCTACTATTCATGACCGGGAGATCAG GTTTAATAATGGTTGGATTATTAAGATTGGCAGGGGACTCGATTATTTCAAAAAACCCAAG ggTCGCTTCTCTGTCGGATACTGTGATTACGATTTGAGAGCGTGTCATGAGACTACTGTGGACGTGTTTCATACAAAACACACTAAGAAGGCATAA